One Tolypothrix bouteillei VB521301 DNA window includes the following coding sequences:
- a CDS encoding hybrid sensor histidine kinase/response regulator: MITDSFIREQSHTYFLSEAPELLHTIEQELFSLPHNYSIAKVHNLMRSAHTIKGGSAIVDLKTVNKIAHSLEDVIRALYNPDVVIDTELQTLLLQAYECLRLPITAEITGSSINDEEILQRATSVFAQLHEKLGDALDADTHIPTSVELGFDIVQSIFETGVTQRLESIAKAIQDLQDTDELNQFLRSQAEVFLGLAESLNLPGFGEIAKITLAALEANPTRTVEIAELALADFQKGQHAILAGDRTSSYQPSEAFQELSQPRVKNFGSLLLQEEQEIKTNVENSLTVYFTDYSTDTPPNAINLRSEIVDFYNFLINNSGFNRKKLKPVEAKFYLKVVRYILGWFNHHLEVPYQELSLDLLVPYLQAENPIEKIENWLSQCLQFLSDKEDSDSLCLYRQGIILKILFALAQFKYRTFNSDTPILKTIKNKIIQTAKEYKNYPSVTEQEKNWLAKPKLQNLLEIRKIHPEPYQQSDSLVDTIWGQEVITTASYELPTTQDNSDTTEQTPDVLQREQTLTEPYWNLTPEPEITHNNSATISQPLAIREAATLDTVLTTNEVISPDSNATIDREVEEKKTRQNSFIRVDVESLNTLNYQAGELLIYQKRRNLYDEQFKEIIEQLFFQLQRHQKTLNQLRELPLQVQNFTSKYKQNFATVDFDTLEMDEYTEFNVALYSALEETLQLQETTESLDLLIEQSTQIQEKTQRLTLNIIDNLVETRMVPVGDILNRFPQMVQNLGNVYGKMVEMKLTGTQVLIEKSIAEKLYDPLLQLVRNAFDHGIESPEIRREFGKSERGLIEIIAYHQGSQTIIEIHDDGQGLHVEKICEKAVELDLLSAEETRGLISKATEDKLLDLIFLPRFSTAAKVSEISGRGMGLDIVRSQLHSLNGSIAVQSLPKQGTKFILKIPFSMTTDKLMLVQAGGIVYALLLNSIEKILLSSTHTIKEFEGKKILHWNKDKDERMISICHLSELINYNSHYICHRHLQNKQINDGTETMKNPVLLLKRNQELFGLEVDQIIGEQELVIRPLSQTISPPKYIYGCSSLANGNMILVIDAALLLEPLNAMQAELDVMALPPATAQMRALPISASVTQSIPLLASSTTKLELSPYQEQTHKTSKVVLVIDDALSLRQTLSLTLQKFGYQVLQAQNGVEALEQLQAHPEIQILISDLEMPRMNGFELLSHLQQNSKLATIPVVVLTSRSAEKHRRLAQELGAKAYITKPYLEHEFISTIETVLTMTRE, from the coding sequence ATGATTACCGATTCATTCATTCGCGAACAAAGTCATACCTACTTTCTCAGTGAAGCTCCAGAATTATTACACACTATCGAGCAAGAGCTTTTCAGCTTACCACACAATTACAGTATCGCTAAAGTCCATAACTTAATGCGCTCTGCTCATACGATTAAAGGGGGATCTGCTATTGTTGACTTAAAAACCGTTAACAAAATTGCCCATTCTTTAGAAGATGTTATTAGGGCTCTCTACAATCCCGATGTAGTCATAGATACTGAATTGCAAACACTTTTGCTACAAGCTTACGAGTGTCTTCGTCTTCCCATAACTGCAGAAATAACAGGTAGCAGTATTAACGATGAGGAAATTCTGCAACGAGCCACTTCAGTCTTTGCACAGTTACATGAAAAATTAGGCGATGCTCTAGACGCTGACACTCATATTCCCACTTCGGTAGAACTGGGGTTTGATATTGTACAGTCTATATTTGAAACTGGAGTGACGCAACGTCTGGAAAGTATTGCGAAAGCTATTCAAGATTTACAGGATACAGATGAACTCAATCAATTTTTACGCTCTCAAGCTGAGGTATTTCTTGGTTTAGCAGAATCTTTAAACTTACCAGGATTTGGAGAAATCGCTAAAATCACTCTAGCTGCGCTAGAAGCAAATCCAACTCGTACAGTTGAAATTGCAGAACTGGCTTTGGCAGATTTTCAAAAAGGACAACATGCTATATTGGCGGGCGATCGCACGAGTAGCTATCAACCTTCAGAAGCTTTCCAAGAACTCTCTCAACCAAGAGTGAAGAATTTTGGTTCTCTCTTGTTACAGGAAGAACAAGAGATAAAGACAAATGTAGAAAATAGTTTAACTGTTTATTTCACCGACTATTCTACCGATACACCTCCTAATGCGATAAACTTAAGAAGTGAAATAGTTGATTTTTATAATTTTTTAATCAACAATAGTGGCTTCAATAGAAAAAAATTAAAGCCTGTAGAAGCTAAATTTTATTTAAAAGTAGTTCGTTATATATTAGGTTGGTTTAATCATCATTTAGAAGTCCCTTATCAAGAACTGAGCCTAGATCTACTTGTTCCCTATTTGCAAGCAGAAAATCCTATTGAAAAAATAGAAAATTGGCTATCTCAGTGCTTGCAATTCCTAAGTGATAAAGAGGACAGTGATAGCCTTTGTCTGTATCGTCAAGGTATTATCTTAAAAATTTTATTTGCTCTTGCTCAGTTTAAATATAGAACATTTAATAGCGATACCCCAATTTTAAAAACAATAAAAAACAAAATTATTCAGACTGCCAAAGAATATAAAAACTACCCGTCTGTTACAGAACAAGAAAAAAATTGGCTGGCTAAACCAAAATTACAAAATCTTTTAGAAATCAGAAAGATACACCCTGAACCATATCAACAAAGTGATTCTTTAGTAGATACAATTTGGGGACAAGAAGTTATAACGACTGCTAGTTATGAGTTACCCACCACTCAAGATAACTCCGATACAACGGAACAGACACCAGATGTTTTGCAGCGCGAACAAACTTTAACAGAGCCCTATTGGAACTTAACTCCAGAGCCAGAAATCACTCACAATAATTCAGCAACAATTTCCCAACCGTTAGCGATTAGAGAAGCAGCAACGTTGGATACAGTTCTCACAACCAATGAAGTCATTTCTCCTGACTCCAATGCAACAATCGACCGAGAAGTTGAAGAAAAAAAGACACGACAAAATTCATTTATTAGAGTCGATGTAGAGAGTCTGAATACGTTAAATTATCAAGCCGGGGAATTACTGATTTATCAAAAACGCCGGAATCTTTATGATGAACAATTTAAAGAAATTATTGAGCAACTCTTTTTTCAACTCCAAAGACATCAAAAAACTTTAAATCAACTTCGTGAATTACCACTTCAAGTACAGAATTTTACGTCAAAGTACAAGCAAAACTTTGCTACTGTGGACTTTGATACTTTGGAAATGGATGAGTATACAGAATTTAATGTAGCCTTATACTCAGCGCTAGAAGAGACGTTACAGCTACAAGAAACAACAGAATCCCTCGATTTACTGATCGAACAATCCACACAGATTCAAGAAAAAACACAGCGATTAACACTTAATATCATTGACAACTTAGTAGAAACACGAATGGTTCCTGTGGGAGATATTCTCAATCGTTTTCCCCAAATGGTACAAAACTTAGGGAACGTATATGGCAAAATGGTAGAGATGAAACTAACAGGTACGCAGGTACTGATAGAGAAATCAATAGCAGAAAAGTTATACGATCCTTTGTTGCAATTAGTTCGTAATGCTTTCGATCACGGTATTGAATCACCTGAAATTCGTCGAGAGTTTGGAAAATCAGAACGAGGTTTAATTGAAATTATTGCCTATCACCAAGGTAGTCAAACTATTATTGAAATTCACGATGACGGACAAGGATTGCACGTAGAGAAAATTTGTGAGAAAGCTGTTGAACTTGATTTGTTATCAGCAGAAGAAACCAGAGGATTGATTTCTAAAGCAACTGAAGACAAACTTTTAGATCTCATATTTTTACCTAGATTTTCTACAGCTGCTAAAGTGAGTGAAATTTCAGGACGCGGTATGGGTTTAGATATTGTGCGTTCTCAATTGCATTCTCTCAATGGCTCTATAGCAGTTCAATCCTTACCGAAGCAAGGAACAAAATTTATACTTAAAATTCCCTTTTCTATGACTACCGATAAATTGATGCTAGTGCAAGCTGGAGGCATTGTTTATGCCTTACTATTGAACAGTATTGAAAAAATCCTTCTCTCTTCTACTCATACAATTAAGGAATTTGAAGGCAAAAAAATCTTGCACTGGAATAAAGACAAAGATGAACGCATGATTAGCATATGTCATCTTTCAGAGTTAATTAATTATAACAGTCATTATATCTGTCACAGACATTTACAAAATAAACAAATAAATGATGGTACAGAAACTATGAAAAACCCTGTACTATTACTGAAACGCAATCAAGAACTTTTTGGTTTAGAAGTGGATCAAATCATTGGGGAACAGGAACTCGTTATTAGACCTTTAAGTCAAACTATATCTCCACCAAAATATATTTATGGGTGTAGTAGTCTCGCAAATGGAAATATGATTTTGGTTATTGATGCAGCACTGCTATTAGAACCACTCAACGCAATGCAAGCAGAACTAGATGTCATGGCATTACCACCAGCCACGGCTCAAATGAGGGCTTTACCCATTTCAGCTTCAGTAACACAATCCATACCCCTACTAGCTTCATCAACGACCAAATTAGAATTGAGCCCTTATCAAGAACAAACTCATAAAACATCAAAAGTGGTTTTGGTGATCGATGATGCTCTTAGTTTACGTCAAACCCTTTCTCTAACTTTACAAAAGTTTGGCTATCAAGTATTGCAAGCCCAAAATGGTGTAGAAGCTTTAGAACAGCTACAAGCCCATCCTGAAATTCAAATTTTGATATCTGATTTAGAGATGCCTCGCATGAATGGTTTTGAGCTTTTATCCCATCTTCAGCAGAACTCAAAGTTAGCAACTATACCTGTAGTCGTTTTAACATCCCGCAGTGCGGAAAAGCATCGGCGACTTGCTCAAGAACTAGGAGCAAAAGCATATATAACTAAACCTTACTTGGAGCATGAATTTATTT